A stretch of Equus caballus isolate H_3958 breed thoroughbred chromosome 11, TB-T2T, whole genome shotgun sequence DNA encodes these proteins:
- the KRT40 gene encoding keratin, type I cytoskeletal 40 produces the protein MTSDGSPTGCPSESCAGASDCAIASSCSLETTCLPNACAASRCQTPSFLSRSHLPAGCITPCHFAGSCNIPCLVGNCAWCEDGVFNSNEKETMQFLNDRLANYLEKVRGLEEMNAELECRIREQCEEDVPLVCPDYQCYFDTIEDLQQKILCTKAENSRLAVQLDNCKLAADDFRSKYESELSLRQLVETDISGLHGILGELNLCKADLEAHVESLKDDLLCLKKNHEQEVNLLRGQLGDRLSVELDTAPTIDLNGVLDEMRCQYETVLANNRREAEEWFAVQTEELSQQQLSSAEQLQGCQTEILELKRTANALEIELQAQQSLTESLECTVAETEAQYSSQLAQMQCLIDNVENQLAEIRCDLERQNQEYEVLLDTKARLEGEINTYRGLLESEDSRLSYNPCPTTSMPRNTCEPCSAYVICTVENCCS, from the exons ATGACTTCTGACGGCTCCCCCACAGGCTGCCCTTCTGAATCCTGTGCCGGGGCTTCTGATTGTGCAATTGCTTCCAGCTGCTCGCTGGAAACCACTTGTCTCCCCAACGCCTGTGCTGCCTCCAGATGCCAGACCCCTAGCTTCCTGTCCCGGTCTCACTTGCCAGCCGGTTGCATCACGCCATGCCACTTTGCTGGGAGTTGTAATATTCCGTGCTTGGTGGGGAACTGTGCTTGGTGTGAGGATGGGGTGTTCAACAGCAATGAGAAGGAGACCATGCAGTTCCTGAATGACAGACTCGCCAACTACCTGGAGAAGGTGCGCGGCCTGGAGGAGATGAATGCAGAGCTGGAATGCAGGATCCGAGAGCAATGTGAAGAGGATGTCCCGTTGGTGTGCCCTGATTATCAGTGTTATTTTGACACGATTGAAGATCTCCAACAAAAG ATCTTGTGCACAAAGGCAGAGAACTCTAGACTTGCTGTACAGCTTGACAACTGCAAACTGGCCGCCGATGACTTTAGGTCCAA GTACGAGTCCGAACTGTCTCTTCGCCAGCTGGTAGAGACTGACATCAGCGGCCTGCACGGGATCCTGGGTGAGCTGAACTTGTGCAAAGCTGACCTGGAGGCACATGTGGAGTCTCTAAAGGACGATCTCCTTTGCCTTAAGAAAAACCACGAACAG GAAGTCAACTTGCTTCGTGGACAGCTTGGTGACCGACTCAGTGTGGAGCTAGACACTGCCCCCACCATCGACCTTAACGGTGTCCTGGATGAGATGCGCTGTCAGTATGAGACGGTGCTGGCCAACAACCGCAGAGAGGCAGAAGAGTGGTTCGCTGTCCAG ACGGAGGAGCTGAGTCAGCAGCAACTGTCCAGTGCGGAGCAGCTGCAGGGCTGCCAGACGGAGATCCTGGAACTGAAACGCACAGCCAACGCTCTGGAAATTGAGCTCCAAGCACAACAAAGCCTG ACAGAATCTCTGGAATGCACTGTGGCAGAAACCGAGGCCCAGTACAGCTCCCAGCTGGCCCAGATGCAGTGCCTGATCGATAATGTGGAGAACCAGCTGGCTGAGATCCGCTGCGACCTGGAGCGGCAGAACCAGGAATATGAGGTGCTGCTGGACACGAAGGCCCGGCTGGAGGGCGAGATCAACACGTACCGGGGTCTCCTGGAGAGCGAGGACAGCAG GCTTTCCTATAACCCGTGTCCTACAACGAGCATGCCGAGAAACACTTGTGAGCCTTGCTCTGCGTATGTAATTTGCACAGTTGAAAATTGCTGTTCATGA
- the KRT39 gene encoding keratin 39 (The RefSeq protein has 1 substitution compared to this genomic sequence) encodes MDTKCCKTTISSSTPHQRCSRITDFRAISSNTNCQHGGLKANSCQPTGHVRRTTHIQGCQSTPCLCLTPVCLIRSFNTCPSLDDCGQCGEGINSNEKGTMQILNDRLANYLEKVRMLEQENAELEGKIQEECNKELPVICPDYLSYYTTIEELQQKILCTKAENSRLVSQIDNTKLAADDLRAKYEAEVSLRKLVEADASGVQHILNALTLGKADLEAQLQSLKEELLCLKNNHDEEINSLQSQLGDRLNIEVTTAPSVDLNRVLQEMRCQYESIIETNRRDVEQWFNTQMEELNQQVVTSSQQQQYCQKEITELRRTMNILEVELQAQHRMRDSQECILAETETRYAALLAQIQCLIDNLEAQLAEIRCALERQNQEYEILLDVKSRLECEITAYRSLLESLDGKLPCNPCATKCEPSTCISRKARAIECTAPVYTSSSAPRGVRKPCRARGGLSRILVKICTITKEIKDGKVISSHEHVRPCFITRPATV; translated from the exons ATGGATACCAAATGTTGTAAAACAACTATTTCTTCTTCAACACCACACCAGAGGTGCTCTAGGATTACAGATTTTAGGGCTATCTCTTCTAACACCAACTGCCAGCATGGTGGTCTTAAAGCCAACAGCTGCCAACCAACTGGCCATGTTCGGAGGACCACCCACATCCAGGGCTGCCAATCCACTCCTTGCTTGTGTCTCACGCCCGTCTGCTTAATAAGAAGCTTCAACACCTGTCCCTCTCTGGATGATTGTGGCCAGTGTGGTGAAGGCATCAACAGTAATGAGAAAGGGACCATGCAAATCTTGAACGACCGCCTTGCTAACTACCTGGAAAAGGTGCAAATGTTGGAACAAGAGAATGCTGAACTGGAGGGTAAAATCCAGGAAGAGTGTAACAAAGAGCTCCCTGTCATCTGTCCTGACTACCTGTCCTACTACACTACCATTGAGGAACTCCAGCAGAAG ATCTTGTGTACCAAGGCTGAGAATTCCAGACTGGTCTCACAAATTGACAACACCAAACTGGCTGCCGATGACTTGAGAGCCAA GTATGAAGCCGAAGTGTCCCTACGCAAGCTGGTGGAGGCAGATGCCAGTGGCGTACAGCACATCCTAAATGCGCTGACCCTGGGCAAAGCTGACCTGGAGGCACAACTCCAGTCTCTGAAGGAGGAGCTCCTTTGCCTCAAAAACAACCATGATGAG gAAATCAATTCCTTACAGAGCCAGCTTGGAGACAGACTCAACATTGAAGTGACCACTGCCCCTTCTGTTGACCTAAACCGGGTTCTACAAGAAATGAGATGTCAGTATGAGTCTATCATAGAGACAAACCGCAGAGATGTGGAACAATGGTTCAACACACAG ATGGAGGAGCTGAACCAGCAGGTGGTGACAAGCTCTCAGCAGCAGCAATACTGCCAGAAGGAGATCACTGAATTGAGACGCACTATGAACATTCTGGAGGTTGAACTTCAGGCCCAGCATCGAATG AGAGATTCCCAGGAATGCATCCTGGCGGAGACGGAGACCCGCTATGCGGCCTTGCTGGCTCAGATCCAGTGTCTGATCGATAACCTAGAGGCTCAGTTGGCAGAGATCCGATGTGCCCTGGAAAGACAGAACCAAGAATACGAGATTCTGCTGGATGTCAAGTCCCGGCTGGAGTGTGAGATAACCGCATACCGCAGCCTTCTGGAGAGCTTGGACGGCaa GCTTCCCTGTAACCCGTGTGCCACCAAATGTGAGCCTTCAACTTGCATATCCAGGAAGGCCAGAGCCATAGAATGCACAGCCCCAGTTTACACATCATCCTCAGCCCCCCGTGGGGTACGCAAGCCCTGCAGAGCCCGTGGAGGCCTGTCCCGGATCCTGGTTAAAATCTGCACCATCACCAAGGAGATTAAGGACGGGAAAGTCATTTCTTCTCATGAGCATGTGCGGCCTTGCTTCATCACCAGACCCGCCACAGTCTAA
- the LOC100629761 gene encoding keratin-associated protein 3-3 — translation MVCCAPRCCSVPTGPATTICSSDRCCRCGVCLPSTCPHTVWLLEPTCCDNCPPPCHIPQPCVPTCFLLNSSQPTPGLETLNLTTFTQPSCEPCIPRCC, via the coding sequence ATGGTTTGCTGTGCTCCCCGCTGCTGCAGTGTCCCCACCGGCCCCGCCACCACCATCTGCTCCTCTGACAGATGCTGCCGGTGTGGAGTCTGCCTGCCCAGCACCTGCCCACACACCGTTTGGTTACTGGAGCCAACCTGCTGTGACAACTGTCCCCCACCTTGCCACATTCCTCAGCCCTGTGTGCCCACCTGCTTCCTGCTCAACtcctcccagcccaccccaggcctggagACCCTCAACCTCACAACCTTCACCCAGCCCAGCTGTGAGCCCTGCATCCCAAGATGCTGCTGA